Proteins from one Deltaproteobacteria bacterium genomic window:
- a CDS encoding sulfite exporter TauE/SafE family protein: protein MPDEIIILSFTAASIAFLHTLLGPDHYLPFVVMAKARRWSIVKTAMITFLCGAGHVAGSVILGLIGISLGLAVDGLIEIESFRGIVAAWLLITFGLIYFVWGLRKAVRKVPHNHFHSHENGIHHSHYHHHHKDHVHAHTQEKSNLTPWVLFTVFILGPCEPLIPLLIYPAAKSSYLGVVWVTFVFGAVTIVTMCAFVLVSSFGIKFLNLGRFEKYSHSMAGASICLSGLAIHFLGL, encoded by the coding sequence ATGCCAGATGAAATAATTATCCTTTCCTTCACGGCAGCATCCATTGCTTTTTTGCATACCCTGCTTGGCCCCGATCACTATCTTCCTTTTGTCGTTATGGCGAAGGCCAGGAGATGGTCCATTGTAAAAACTGCAATGATAACCTTTCTTTGCGGCGCCGGGCATGTGGCCGGTTCGGTTATTCTTGGCCTTATAGGTATTAGCCTTGGTCTGGCAGTCGACGGGCTGATTGAAATAGAATCTTTTCGCGGGATTGTTGCCGCATGGCTGCTCATTACCTTCGGCCTCATCTATTTTGTATGGGGCCTTAGAAAAGCGGTCAGGAAAGTACCTCACAACCATTTTCACAGCCATGAAAACGGTATTCACCACAGCCACTATCATCATCACCATAAGGACCATGTTCATGCCCATACTCAGGAAAAAAGTAACCTTACGCCCTGGGTGCTTTTTACAGTCTTCATCCTCGGTCCCTGCGAGCCCCTTATTCCTCTGCTCATTTATCCTGCCGCAAAAAGCAGCTATCTCGGTGTTGTCTGGGTGACATTTGTTTTTGGCGCCGTTACCATTGTTACCATGTGTGCCTTTGTTCTTGTGTCGTCTTTCGGCATTAAGTTTCTCAATCTCGGCCGTTTTGAAAAATACAGCCATTCCATGGCCGGCGCTTCTATTTGCCTTTCCGGTCTGGCCATTCATTTTTTGGGACTTTAG
- a CDS encoding class I SAM-dependent methyltransferase, with translation MARKFNPSNKDAVESEERKSFYDLHALLKWFAIGKGMTVADMGCGTGYCTVPLAALVGEEGAVFACDLSEEVLDVLRNKIDRWNIENIIPLRSEENHFPLNNNSLDFILLSLIFHELQSPADFLSEVKRVLKKEGRIGIVDWDRSDNPHKKDPGPPQQERISLENVKKILLENDLGIAREKKLGNWHYAILSGKNEELIREKIVKVGEKMVSELLCLSEKEMRSASLAERFNAVKAETVVEILNEFCTKASEKKGPYVEIMNNCIDMEKMREVLGLEKMSNIYVAAKTLGYDNVVRLLMNPPPKGKKYSEFDFVEGQVTHDITLGEKRSLAKGIDKDTLDRIIYDEDPIVIKNLLSNPRITERDVLKIASKRPIKPEILKVIFESKKWLSRYVVKRALLLNPFTPTGIALGLVNFMHYKDLKLIGSSKYLHHELQDSARDLLEKNY, from the coding sequence ATGGCCCGCAAATTCAATCCTTCCAACAAAGATGCAGTGGAGAGTGAAGAGAGGAAAAGCTTTTATGATCTCCATGCTCTGCTGAAATGGTTTGCCATCGGCAAGGGGATGACTGTTGCCGATATGGGTTGTGGAACAGGTTACTGCACGGTTCCGCTGGCGGCCCTCGTTGGTGAAGAGGGGGCCGTCTTCGCCTGTGACCTCTCGGAAGAAGTGCTTGACGTGCTGAGAAATAAAATTGACCGTTGGAATATTGAAAATATTATTCCCCTTCGCTCTGAAGAAAACCACTTTCCTCTTAATAATAATTCGCTCGATTTCATCCTTCTTTCCCTCATCTTTCATGAACTCCAGTCGCCTGCCGATTTTCTTTCGGAGGTTAAGCGTGTTCTCAAAAAAGAAGGCAGGATCGGCATTGTCGACTGGGACAGATCGGACAATCCCCATAAGAAAGATCCAGGCCCCCCCCAGCAAGAAAGGATTTCCCTCGAAAATGTAAAAAAGATTCTTCTTGAAAATGATCTCGGCATAGCCAGGGAAAAAAAATTAGGCAACTGGCACTACGCTATCCTTTCCGGTAAAAATGAAGAACTCATCAGGGAAAAGATTGTGAAAGTCGGAGAAAAGATGGTGTCAGAGCTGCTTTGCCTTAGTGAAAAGGAGATGAGAAGCGCCTCGCTGGCAGAGAGATTCAATGCCGTTAAAGCGGAGACGGTTGTTGAAATTCTTAATGAATTTTGCACTAAGGCATCGGAAAAAAAAGGCCCTTACGTTGAAATAATGAATAACTGTATCGATATGGAGAAAATGAGAGAGGTATTGGGCCTTGAAAAAATGAGCAATATATATGTTGCTGCCAAAACCCTGGGCTATGACAATGTAGTGAGACTGCTGATGAATCCGCCGCCAAAAGGAAAAAAATACAGCGAATTTGATTTCGTCGAAGGGCAGGTAACCCATGATATTACGTTGGGAGAAAAAAGGAGTCTTGCCAAGGGAATCGACAAGGATACGCTGGACCGCATCATCTACGATGAAGATCCCATTGTCATAAAAAACCTGCTTTCAAATCCAAGAATTACGGAACGGGACGTTCTGAAAATAGCCTCGAAAAGGCCCATTAAACCGGAAATACTGAAGGTGATTTTTGAATCGAAAAAGTGGCTCTCACGATATGTGGTAAAAAGGGCCCTTCTTTTAAATCCTTTTACTCCCACGGGAATTGCGCTGGGCCTTGTAAACTTCATGCATTATAAGGATCTCAAGCTCATCGGCTCCAGCAAATACCTGCACCATGAACTGCAGGATTCCGCCAGAGACCTGCTTGAAAAAAACTACTAA
- a CDS encoding twin-arginine translocase TatA/TatE family subunit — protein sequence MFGIGMPELIIILVIILIIFGAGKLPEIGEGLGRGIKSFKKATSGDDAIDVTPEKKEEVQDAKKETEEKKEEA from the coding sequence ATGTTTGGTATAGGGATGCCTGAACTGATCATCATCCTGGTGATTATTCTCATTATCTTCGGCGCAGGAAAGCTTCCTGAAATCGGAGAAGGTCTGGGACGGGGAATCAAAAGTTTCAAGAAGGCGACTTCGGGCGATGACGCTATCGATGTAACGCCTGAGAAAAAAGAAGAGGTTCAGGACGCTAAAAAAGAGACGGAAGAGAAAAAAGAAGAAGCCTGA